One Mauremys mutica isolate MM-2020 ecotype Southern chromosome 9, ASM2049712v1, whole genome shotgun sequence DNA segment encodes these proteins:
- the ETV5 gene encoding ETS translocation variant 5 isoform X1, whose translation MDGFYDQQVPFMVPGQSCTEECRGRPVTDRKRKFLDTDLAHDSEELFQDLSQLQEAWLAEAQVPDDEQFVPDFQSDNLVLHAPPPTKIKRELHSPSSELSSCSRDQALCANYGDKCLYNYCAYDRKPPVGFKPLTPPATPVSPAQQSSSLPHPPPAASVQAAAHVAPAGPPRGTPPASAPHALQEPRQQTFAVPQPPHQPMHMPKMMPENQYPAEHRFQRQLSEPCHPFPPPPGLPGDSRPVYHRQMSEPIVPAAPHPPQGFKQEYHDPLYEHGVPGIPGPPRHGYQSPMGIKQEPRDYCIDSEVPTCQSSYMRGGGYFPTGQEGFSYEKDARLYFDDTCVVPERLEGKVKQEPTMYREGPPYQRRGSLQLWQFLVTLLDDPANAHFIAWTGRGMEFKLIEPEEVARRWGIQKNRPAMNYDKLSRSLRYYYEKGIMQKVAGERYVYKFVCDPDALFSMAYPDNQRPFLKAEPDCHVTEDDTLPLTHFEDNPAYLLEMDHCSNLPYAEGFAY comes from the exons ATGGATGGCTTTTATGATCAGCAAGTCCCATTCATGGTCCCAGGG CAGTCTTGCACAGAGGAATGTCGAGGCCGGCCAGTGACTGACAGAAAAAGGAAGTTTTTGGACACTGACCTGGCGCATGATTCCGAAG AACTGTTCCAGGATCTCAGCCAGCTTCAGGAGGCTTGGTTAGCTGAAG CCCAAGTTCCTGATGATGAACAGTTTGTCCCAGATTTTCAGTCTGATAACT TGGTACTTCACGCCCCACCTCCAACAAAGATCAAGCGGGAACTCCACAGCCCTTCCTCCGAGCTGTCGTCTTGTAGCCGTGACCAGGCTCTCTGTGCTAACTATGGAGACAAGTGCCTCTACAACTATTG TGCCTATGACAGGAAGCCCCCTGTTGGGTTCAAGCCATTaaccccacctgccacccccgtGTCCCCTGCCCAGCAGAGTTCCTCGCTTCCTCACCCTCCACCCGCTGCATCAGTGCAGGCTGCTGCCCATGTTGCCCCAGCAGGCCCGCCGCGGGGGactcccccagcatctgcccCGCATGCTCTCCAGGAGCCAAGGCAGCAAACGTTCGCTGTGCCCCAGCCACCTCATCAGCCCATGCACATGCCAAAGATGATGCCTGAAAACCAGTATCCAGCAGAACACAG gttTCAGAGACAGCtgtctgagccctgccaccctttCCCTCCTCCGCCAGGCCTTCCTGGAGACAGTCGCCCCGTCTACCACAGGCAGATGTCCGAGCCTATAGTCCCAGCCGCTCCGCACCCTCCTCAGGGATTCAAACAGGAGTACCATGATCCCCTCTATGAGCACGGTGTCCCGGGCATTCCAGGGCCTCCAAGGCATGGATACCAGTCTCCAATGGGCATTAAGCAGGAGCCCAGGGATTACTGCATTGACTCAG AAGTGCCTACCTGCCAGTCGTCGTACATGAGAGGAGGGGGCTACTTCCCCACAGGCCAGGAGG GATTTTCCTATGAAAAAGATGCCCGGTTGTACTTTGATGACACCTGCGTGGTGCCGGAGAGGCTGGAAG GGAAAGTGAAGCAGGAGCCCACCATGTATCGGGAGGGGCCTCCTTACCAGAGACGAGGGTCGCTGCAGCTCTGGCAGTTCCTGGTCACACTCCTGGATGACCCGGCCAATGCCCACTTCATTGCCTGGACAGGCCGGGGCATGGAGTTCAAGCTGATTGAGCCCGAAGAG GTAGCTCGACGCTGGGGAATCCAGAAGAACCGACCAGCCATGAACTACGACAAGCTCAGCCGTTCTTTGCGCTACTACTATGAAAAGGGCATCATGCAGAAG GTGGCTGGTGAGCGGTACGTCTATAAATTTGTCTGTGACCCTGATGCCCTCTTCTCCATGGCCTACCCGGACAATCAGCGCCCGTTCTTGAAAGCCGAGCCCGACTGCCACGTGACCGAAGATGATACCTTGCCTCTGACACATTTTGAAGACAACCCTGCTTACCTCCTGGAGATGGATCACTGCAGCAACCTTCCCTATGCGGAGGGCTTTGCTTACTGA
- the ETV5 gene encoding ETS translocation variant 5 isoform X2, with protein MDGFYDQQVPFMVPGSCTEECRGRPVTDRKRKFLDTDLAHDSEELFQDLSQLQEAWLAEAQVPDDEQFVPDFQSDNLVLHAPPPTKIKRELHSPSSELSSCSRDQALCANYGDKCLYNYCAYDRKPPVGFKPLTPPATPVSPAQQSSSLPHPPPAASVQAAAHVAPAGPPRGTPPASAPHALQEPRQQTFAVPQPPHQPMHMPKMMPENQYPAEHRFQRQLSEPCHPFPPPPGLPGDSRPVYHRQMSEPIVPAAPHPPQGFKQEYHDPLYEHGVPGIPGPPRHGYQSPMGIKQEPRDYCIDSEVPTCQSSYMRGGGYFPTGQEGFSYEKDARLYFDDTCVVPERLEGKVKQEPTMYREGPPYQRRGSLQLWQFLVTLLDDPANAHFIAWTGRGMEFKLIEPEEVARRWGIQKNRPAMNYDKLSRSLRYYYEKGIMQKVAGERYVYKFVCDPDALFSMAYPDNQRPFLKAEPDCHVTEDDTLPLTHFEDNPAYLLEMDHCSNLPYAEGFAY; from the exons ATGGATGGCTTTTATGATCAGCAAGTCCCATTCATGGTCCCAGGG TCTTGCACAGAGGAATGTCGAGGCCGGCCAGTGACTGACAGAAAAAGGAAGTTTTTGGACACTGACCTGGCGCATGATTCCGAAG AACTGTTCCAGGATCTCAGCCAGCTTCAGGAGGCTTGGTTAGCTGAAG CCCAAGTTCCTGATGATGAACAGTTTGTCCCAGATTTTCAGTCTGATAACT TGGTACTTCACGCCCCACCTCCAACAAAGATCAAGCGGGAACTCCACAGCCCTTCCTCCGAGCTGTCGTCTTGTAGCCGTGACCAGGCTCTCTGTGCTAACTATGGAGACAAGTGCCTCTACAACTATTG TGCCTATGACAGGAAGCCCCCTGTTGGGTTCAAGCCATTaaccccacctgccacccccgtGTCCCCTGCCCAGCAGAGTTCCTCGCTTCCTCACCCTCCACCCGCTGCATCAGTGCAGGCTGCTGCCCATGTTGCCCCAGCAGGCCCGCCGCGGGGGactcccccagcatctgcccCGCATGCTCTCCAGGAGCCAAGGCAGCAAACGTTCGCTGTGCCCCAGCCACCTCATCAGCCCATGCACATGCCAAAGATGATGCCTGAAAACCAGTATCCAGCAGAACACAG gttTCAGAGACAGCtgtctgagccctgccaccctttCCCTCCTCCGCCAGGCCTTCCTGGAGACAGTCGCCCCGTCTACCACAGGCAGATGTCCGAGCCTATAGTCCCAGCCGCTCCGCACCCTCCTCAGGGATTCAAACAGGAGTACCATGATCCCCTCTATGAGCACGGTGTCCCGGGCATTCCAGGGCCTCCAAGGCATGGATACCAGTCTCCAATGGGCATTAAGCAGGAGCCCAGGGATTACTGCATTGACTCAG AAGTGCCTACCTGCCAGTCGTCGTACATGAGAGGAGGGGGCTACTTCCCCACAGGCCAGGAGG GATTTTCCTATGAAAAAGATGCCCGGTTGTACTTTGATGACACCTGCGTGGTGCCGGAGAGGCTGGAAG GGAAAGTGAAGCAGGAGCCCACCATGTATCGGGAGGGGCCTCCTTACCAGAGACGAGGGTCGCTGCAGCTCTGGCAGTTCCTGGTCACACTCCTGGATGACCCGGCCAATGCCCACTTCATTGCCTGGACAGGCCGGGGCATGGAGTTCAAGCTGATTGAGCCCGAAGAG GTAGCTCGACGCTGGGGAATCCAGAAGAACCGACCAGCCATGAACTACGACAAGCTCAGCCGTTCTTTGCGCTACTACTATGAAAAGGGCATCATGCAGAAG GTGGCTGGTGAGCGGTACGTCTATAAATTTGTCTGTGACCCTGATGCCCTCTTCTCCATGGCCTACCCGGACAATCAGCGCCCGTTCTTGAAAGCCGAGCCCGACTGCCACGTGACCGAAGATGATACCTTGCCTCTGACACATTTTGAAGACAACCCTGCTTACCTCCTGGAGATGGATCACTGCAGCAACCTTCCCTATGCGGAGGGCTTTGCTTACTGA